In Methylomonas sp. MK1, the following are encoded in one genomic region:
- a CDS encoding SMI1/KNR4 family protein — translation MFRELTKILQAPDVPVEQPASNDWAMLDVDFCEFPLDFKQFISVYGTGQIDNFLWILNPFSKNKYLNNISQLDLIREGFHIAEKDFGEEVPSLFPASGGLLPFAITDNGDTVFFKTEGLSSKWSILVTSPRDPEKDVFHFGFSAWLLQTLTKTIKNCCFPSDFPLEKPIFIPYSGS, via the coding sequence ATGTTTAGAGAATTAACAAAAATACTTCAGGCCCCAGATGTTCCTGTAGAACAACCCGCCAGCAACGACTGGGCGATGCTGGATGTTGACTTTTGTGAGTTTCCATTAGATTTTAAACAATTCATATCCGTATACGGAACCGGTCAGATTGATAATTTTTTGTGGATATTAAATCCATTCAGTAAAAATAAATATCTGAATAACATATCGCAGCTTGACCTTATTAGAGAAGGGTTTCATATTGCTGAAAAAGATTTCGGAGAAGAAGTGCCAAGCCTTTTTCCAGCTTCTGGAGGCTTGTTGCCATTTGCAATCACAGATAATGGCGACACTGTTTTTTTTAAAACTGAAGGTCTCTCATCCAAGTGGTCAATTCTTGTTACCTCTCCCCGCGATCCTGAAAAAGATGTTTTTCACTTTGGATTTTCAGCTTGGTTGCTACAAACACTCACCAAAACAATAAAAAACTGCTGCTTCCCCAGTGATTTTCCATTAGAAAAACCTATCTTTATTCCATATTCAGGGTCATAA
- the xrtM gene encoding exosortase family protein XrtM, which translates to MRALKKILPKKLPEWATFLLFVACYVLLDYGYFKIPVELFINVIYYHGVVAICADLVNWLAPLEQVLAKQNHLLSAKADLEIVRGCDGAGVLFLVVSAVLVFPSGLKRKLVGLLLGIGLIYSINLLRIFALYFVIAYQPGWFQLIHTYVAPTLMVVLGCFYFAWWAFGSTNQSHEPA; encoded by the coding sequence ATGCGAGCATTGAAAAAAATTCTACCGAAAAAGCTTCCCGAATGGGCAACTTTCCTTTTATTCGTAGCCTGTTACGTACTACTCGACTACGGCTACTTTAAGATTCCGGTCGAGCTGTTCATCAATGTGATTTACTACCACGGCGTGGTTGCTATTTGCGCCGATCTGGTCAACTGGCTGGCTCCGTTGGAGCAGGTGTTGGCCAAGCAGAATCATCTGCTTTCGGCTAAAGCCGATCTGGAGATCGTGCGTGGCTGCGATGGCGCCGGGGTGTTGTTTTTGGTGGTGTCCGCCGTTCTGGTATTTCCGTCCGGATTGAAGCGGAAACTGGTTGGTTTGCTGCTGGGCATTGGCTTGATTTATAGCATCAACCTACTGCGTATTTTTGCGTTATATTTTGTCATCGCCTACCAACCCGGCTGGTTTCAGCTGATTCATACCTATGTGGCCCCGACCTTGATGGTCGTTCTAGGATGCTTCTATTTTGCCTGGTGGGCGTTCGGTTCAACGAATCAAAGTCATGAACCGGCGTGA